From the Thermococcus sp. 18S1 genome, one window contains:
- a CDS encoding 50S ribosomal protein L35ae, whose translation MARGKALVLAYAGTKEHQDNHHMILKPLGIDDRNAASRLIGRKVVWRTPTGRKMFGKILKPHGNRGEVKAYFKPGLPGQAVGDYVEIL comes from the coding sequence ATGGCCAGGGGAAAGGCTCTCGTCCTTGCCTACGCCGGGACCAAGGAGCACCAGGACAACCACCACATGATTCTGAAGCCCCTCGGCATCGACGACAGGAACGCGGCTTCAAGGCTCATAGGCAGGAAGGTCGTCTGGAGGACGCCGACCGGCAGGAAGATGTTTGGCAAGATTCTCAAACCCCACGGCAACAGGGGCGAGGTCAAGGCCTACTTCAAGCCAGGCCTGCCGGGACAGGCGGTAGGTGACTACGTCGAAATCCTTTGA
- a CDS encoding tRNA (guanine(10)-N(2))-dimethyltransferase gives MEFVEVREGLAKILVPKAERIYDAPVFYNPVMALNRDISVLAVGVLKPRTVLDALSATGIRGIRYALETPAEEVWLNDINPDAFNLILKNVRLNLGVDGERIGEKRLSFEGEKRVIANLDDANRLMAEKFRYFDFLDLDPFGSPVEFLDTALRSVRRKGILAVTATDTGVLCGAYRHACRRKYLAEPIRGELCHEAGLRILIGTVVRYAAKYDLGVDVLLAYYRDHYFRAFLRLKSGARKADESLSNLGYLRQEANGRFEYEKAFIPEGLPAYGPLWLGPLKTQEFVDEMLSLAGDYPLAHRKTLPFLEILAEELDVPFHYDTHALARRNNLQVGKLADIIETLRGKGYSATRTHFSPVALKTDAPFEEVIDAIRSQNRKV, from the coding sequence ATGGAGTTCGTCGAGGTGCGCGAGGGTCTTGCAAAAATCCTTGTTCCGAAGGCGGAGAGGATATACGACGCTCCCGTCTTCTACAACCCGGTCATGGCATTAAACCGCGATATAAGCGTTCTAGCGGTTGGAGTGCTCAAACCGAGGACCGTTCTCGATGCCCTCTCTGCCACTGGAATCCGGGGCATCCGCTATGCCCTTGAAACGCCGGCTGAGGAGGTCTGGCTCAACGACATAAATCCCGATGCCTTCAACCTGATCCTGAAAAACGTCCGGCTGAACCTCGGCGTCGATGGGGAGAGGATAGGTGAGAAGAGGCTCTCATTCGAAGGGGAAAAGAGGGTTATAGCCAACCTCGACGACGCCAACAGACTCATGGCCGAAAAGTTCCGGTACTTTGATTTCCTCGACCTCGACCCCTTCGGCTCGCCGGTTGAGTTCCTCGATACGGCACTGAGGAGCGTCAGGAGAAAGGGAATTTTAGCGGTCACCGCCACCGACACCGGCGTCCTCTGCGGCGCCTACAGACACGCCTGCCGCAGGAAGTACCTGGCGGAGCCGATAAGGGGCGAGCTCTGCCACGAGGCGGGTTTGAGGATACTCATCGGAACCGTTGTCAGGTACGCCGCCAAGTACGACCTCGGTGTGGATGTCCTGTTGGCATACTACCGCGACCACTACTTCAGGGCATTTCTGAGGCTTAAGAGCGGTGCAAGGAAAGCCGACGAGAGCCTCTCAAACCTCGGCTACCTCCGGCAGGAGGCCAACGGCCGCTTCGAGTACGAGAAGGCGTTCATCCCGGAGGGACTTCCGGCCTACGGCCCGCTGTGGCTCGGCCCCCTCAAGACTCAGGAATTCGTTGACGAAATGCTGAGCTTGGCCGGTGATTATCCTCTCGCTCACAGGAAGACTCTTCCGTTCCTCGAAATCCTTGCGGAGGAGCTGGACGTTCCGTTCCACTATGACACCCACGCTTTAGCTAGGAGGAACAACCTTCAGGTCGGGAAGCTCGCGGATATAATCGAGACCCTCCGCGGGAAAGGCTACTCCGCAACGAGAACGCACTTCTCGCCAGTGGCCCTCAAGACGGATGCGCCGTTTGAAGAAGTCATAGATGCCATCAGATCCCAAAATAGAAAGGTGTGA